Proteins from one Clostridium cellulovorans 743B genomic window:
- a CDS encoding protein-glutamate methylesterase/protein-glutamine glutaminase codes for MKVSKKIRVLVVDDSLFLRELIARGIAADNGIEVVATARDAYEARDKIVDFEPDVMTLDVEMPKMNGIEFLRRLMPQYPIPVVVVSSVSENVFEALDAGAVDFVTKINEGMSINREAFINELIIKIKIASTAKVGHFKRHIINERSTNGPNLRNSNKIIAIGASTGGTEAILEVLKDFSRDMPPVVITQHMPPVFTKMYADRLNNLCHMEVKEAENLDAVIPGRVLIAPGNKHMRLIKRGNNYFVECVNGEKVNGHCPSVDVLFNSVAEVAGSKAVGVILTGMGSDGAQGLLKMKQKGAKTIGQDEQSSVVYGMPRVAYEIGAVDKRAALKNISGLIYSAL; via the coding sequence GTGAAGGTTTCAAAAAAGATTAGAGTATTGGTTGTTGATGATTCATTATTTTTAAGAGAACTAATTGCTAGAGGTATAGCTGCTGATAATGGAATAGAGGTAGTTGCAACTGCAAGAGATGCTTATGAAGCAAGAGATAAAATAGTTGATTTTGAGCCAGATGTTATGACCTTAGATGTAGAGATGCCGAAGATGAATGGCATAGAGTTTTTAAGAAGGCTTATGCCTCAATATCCTATTCCTGTAGTTGTAGTAAGTTCAGTAAGTGAAAATGTTTTTGAAGCTTTAGATGCTGGTGCAGTAGATTTTGTCACAAAGATAAATGAAGGGATGTCCATTAATAGAGAAGCTTTTATAAATGAATTGATTATAAAAATTAAAATTGCATCGACGGCTAAAGTAGGACATTTTAAACGCCATATAATAAATGAAAGATCTACAAATGGACCTAACTTAAGAAATAGCAATAAAATAATTGCTATTGGTGCATCAACTGGTGGCACAGAGGCAATTTTAGAAGTGTTAAAGGATTTTTCTAGAGATATGCCACCAGTAGTAATAACTCAGCATATGCCACCAGTGTTTACAAAAATGTATGCAGATAGATTAAATAATCTTTGTCATATGGAAGTGAAAGAAGCTGAAAATCTTGATGCTGTAATTCCAGGAAGAGTCTTAATTGCTCCAGGCAATAAGCATATGCGGTTGATTAAAAGAGGAAACAATTATTTTGTAGAATGTGTTAACGGAGAAAAAGTAAACGGTCATTGTCCATCAGTAGATGTATTGTTTAACTCTGTAGCAGAAGTAGCGGGAAGTAAAGCAGTAGGAGTTATATTAACAGGTATGGGCAGTGATGGAGCTCAGGGACTTTTAAAAATGAAACAAAAGGGGGCAAAAACTATAGGTCAGGATGAGCAATCTAGTGTTGTC
- a CDS encoding CheR family methyltransferase: MLTLKEHDFKELTDYIKKDYGIDLTKKRLLIEGRLSNMIVEKGFNNFHDYLNFIFQDASGKEVRNLINRLTTNHTFFMREKDHFDYFKNIILPYLEKECTDRDLRIWSAGCSSGEEPYTLAMIIADYFGKSKFMWDTKILATDISQKVLEVAENGIYPAEAMGSVPKYWIMKYFAKVGKESYQISKEIRDEVIYRNFNLMNEVFSFKSKFDIIFCRNVMIYFDQKTKEQLINKFYNSTKSGGYLFIGHSEAINKEETDYKYVMPAIYRKG, encoded by the coding sequence ATGTTAACTTTGAAGGAACATGATTTTAAAGAGCTTACAGATTATATAAAAAAGGATTATGGAATAGACCTTACAAAAAAAAGGCTTCTTATTGAAGGGCGTCTTAGCAACATGATTGTAGAAAAGGGTTTTAATAATTTTCACGATTACTTAAACTTTATTTTTCAAGATGCTTCAGGAAAAGAGGTTAGAAATCTTATAAATAGACTTACTACCAATCATACCTTTTTTATGAGGGAAAAGGATCATTTCGATTATTTTAAGAATATTATCCTACCTTATTTAGAGAAGGAGTGTACAGATAGAGATTTGAGAATCTGGAGTGCAGGCTGTTCTAGTGGTGAGGAACCTTATACCTTAGCAATGATAATAGCAGATTATTTTGGAAAGTCAAAATTTATGTGGGACACAAAAATATTAGCAACAGATATATCACAAAAGGTATTGGAGGTAGCGGAAAATGGAATTTATCCGGCAGAAGCTATGGGTTCAGTACCGAAGTATTGGATTATGAAATATTTTGCGAAGGTTGGAAAAGAAAGTTATCAAATCTCTAAAGAAATACGAGATGAAGTTATATATAGAAATTTTAATTTAATGAATGAGGTTTTTTCATTTAAAAGTAAGTTCGATATTATATTCTGCAGAAATGTAATGATATATTTTGATCAAAAAACAAAGGAGCAATTGATAAATAAATTTTATAATAGCACCAAAAGTGGAGGATACTTATTTATAGGACATTCTGAAGCTATAAATAAAGAAGAGACAGATTACAAGTATGTTATGCCAGCAATTTACAGGAAAGGATAG